The nucleotide sequence GCCGAAACCGGGCCGGTCGAAGGTGATCAGGCGGATCCCGAGATCGGCGAACATCGCGTCGTCGGGGTGCCGCGCCAGCCGGCTCATCGGCGTGCCGTGCGCATAGACGACCGGCGTGCCGTCAGGCACACCCCACTCCTCGACGGCGAGGGTCCGGCCGTCCGCGGTGCTGAACGATCGCATGGCGGCAAGCTACCGGCCGGCCGCGCCGCCGGCCGCCGCACTTAGCTGCCAGCAGATATCGCGCCTCGGCATAGGAGCGGCCCGCGGATGGTTGACCACACCATGACCGACAGCAGTGCAGCACTGGACTACCTGACCCGCACCGGCACCGTCCACCTGGCCACCCGGACCGAGGACGGACGCGAGATCGTCACCAAGATCTGGGCCGTCGTGGTCGACGGACAGGCGTACATCCGCAACGGCTACGGCGACTCCTCGAAGTGGTACCCCCGCATCCGCGGCGCCGGCCGGGCGGCGTTCGTCGACGGCCGGAACCGGTACGACGTCACCGCCGACCTGGTCGACGACGAGGCGACGAACGTCGCGGTCGACGACGCGTTCAGCAGCAAGTACGGCCACTCCGGCTCGTTGCGGATGATGATCACCGGCGACGTCCGCACGTCCACCCT is from Jiangella alkaliphila and encodes:
- a CDS encoding DUF2255 family protein is translated as MTDSSAALDYLTRTGTVHLATRTEDGREIVTKIWAVVVDGQAYIRNGYGDSSKWYPRIRGAGRAAFVDGRNRYDVTADLVDDEATNVAVDDAFSSKYGHSGSLRMMITGDVRTSTLRVTPVA